Proteins encoded together in one Argiope bruennichi chromosome 1, qqArgBrue1.1, whole genome shotgun sequence window:
- the LOC129961663 gene encoding histone deacetylase complex subunit SAP30L-like: protein MNGCSTEEETPSGHNQVCCLLEEDERCTQPAGNASYNKRIQKTVAQKKLKLSIDPSARHIYICEYHKGVIQSLRNKRKRKESEDDNGLNDQDMDIPEVDLYQLQVSALRRYKRHYKIQTRQGVNKAQLAETLSRHFKTIPVNEKEAITYFIYMVKNNKNKLDQKNGNEAAGT from the exons ATGAATGGTTGCAGTACTGAAGAGGAGACCCCAAGTGGCCATAACCAAGTGTGTTGTCTTCTTGAAGAAGATGAGAGATGTACTCAACCAGCTGGTAATGCAAGCTACaataaaagaattcagaaaacaGTAGCTCAGAAGAAATTGAAACTTAGCATTGATCCAAGT gctagacatatttatatttgtgaGTATCATAAAGGAGTTATTCAAAGTTTAAGAAACAAacgaaaaaggaaagaaagtgaAGATGACAATGGCTTGAATGATCAAGACATGGATATTCCAGaa GTTGATCTTTACCAGCTACAGGTGAGTGCTCTTCGTAGATATAAAAGACATTATAAGATACAGACTCGCCAAGGAGTGAATAAAGCACAACTTGCTGAG aCTCTTTCTAGGCATTTCAAGACAATACCTGTGAACGAAAAAGAAGCTATTACATACTTTATCTATATGGtcaagaacaataaaaataaacttgatcAAAAGAATGGAAATGAGGCAGCAGGAACATag